The following proteins are encoded in a genomic region of Nycticebus coucang isolate mNycCou1 chromosome 17, mNycCou1.pri, whole genome shotgun sequence:
- the SRFBP1 gene encoding serum response factor-binding protein 1 isoform X2 translates to MKELKPDLVTKSALGEDINFEKICKKPDSTATERAIARLAVHPLLKKKIEVLKAAVQAFKDARQNVTELDSPKNASEENRSKDTLCSNDNASKLQHEDISIINVQNVNEAKIPAKKPINNSKTKMAKMEHGRKAVGIPNSPSKPSGKDSVIPPEPQKIPASPKMKTQSQTKGKKGSDSSLGGSSDEEFHEEEKEYFDDSTEERFYRQSSMSEDSDSGDDFFIGKVRRTRKKESSHHSSDKEQKSLQKGLPKEGTSETHWDIRNDKNKPSTEPRRLESVFFYSLSGSKGSRRDYREQAPKSKTLDFPQNETQVKNQLNKNSQRGLKNTKQQLQQPLHPSWEASRRRKEQQSKIAVFQGKKITFED, encoded by the exons CCAGATTCTACTGCAACTGAGCGAGCAATTGCCAGACTAGCAGTACACCCgcttctgaagaaaaaaatagaagtgctAAAAG CTGCTGTCCAAGCCTTTAAAGATGCAAGACAAAATGTTACTGAATTGGATTCACCGAAGAATGCTTCAGAAGAAAATCGTTCTAAGGACACTTTGTGTTCAAATGATAATGCGAGTAAGTTACAACATGAAGATATTAGTATTATTAATGTGCAAAATGTGAATGAAGCCAAAATTCCGGCAAAGAAACCAATAAATAACTCAAAGACAAAAATGGCCAAGATGGAACATGGACGCAAAGCAGTAGGCATTCCAAATTCTCCATCAAAGCCTTCAGGAAAGGATTCTGTAATTCCCCCTGAACCCCAGAAGATACCTGCTTCCCCAAAGATGAAAACACAAAgtcaaaccaaaggaaaaaaaggatccGATAGCTCACTTGGTGGTAGCAGTGACGAAGAGTTTCATGAAGAAGAGAAGGAGTATTTTGATGACAGCACAGAAGAGAGGTTCTATAGGCAGTCCTCCATGTCTGAGGATAGTGACAGTGGCGACGACTTCTTCATTGGGAAAGtcagacgaacacgaaagaaggaaagTAGTCATCATTCTTCAGATAAGGAACAAAAATCCCTCCAAAAAGGGTTACCCAAAGAAGGCACCAGTGAAACTCATTGGGAcataagaaatgacaaaaacaagcCAAGTACAGAACCCAGGAGGTTAGAATCAGTGTTTTTCTACTCTTTATCTGGATCTAAAGGCTCTAGAAG agatTACAGAGAACAGGCTCCAAAAAGCAAAACCCTGG ATTTTCCACAAAATGAAACCCAGGTCAAGAATCAGCTTAATAAAAATTCACAAAGAggacttaaaaatacaaaacagcaaTTGCAACAGCCTCTTCATCCTTCTTGGGAAGCGAGCAGAAGGCGAAAAGAGCAGCAATCTAAAATTGCCGtgtttcaggggaaaaaaatcacatttgaagATTGA